A window of Salmo trutta chromosome 5, fSalTru1.1, whole genome shotgun sequence contains these coding sequences:
- the LOC115194471 gene encoding GTPase IMAP family member 7 — protein MSSLSESNQRRIVLLGKTGWGKSSAGNTIFGGGEEEFKIDSSAKSETHKCETKTKIINGRKITVVDTPGLFDTNIPEEELKPELVKCIVECAPGPHAFLIVLRVDRYTVHEEQVIAEIEECFSPEAFKYAIVLFTHGYQLKDRAIDDFVKTNKKLSELVEKCGGRCHVIDNEFWNNSQQGRYKNNQYQVAELLNTIEEMVRDNGGGCYTNEMLQAVKGEIKVERESLTEESKGQKSPEEINKQATKNVWKRLLIKLTGIATGTIVAAFLGVAGAVALVRSVLGKKPMITELAAGGLGEVITVSIAGGFVAGVAIGGGMVGAAAAEDAETSGEAAEKAAEAVCEVGKYIWEESKGILDSVRGVSVGYSKLSLSDEKK, from the exons ATGTCTTCATTGTCTG AGTCAAACCAAAGGAGGATTGTGCTGCTGGGGAAAACAGGATGGGGCAAAAGCAGTGCAGGAAACACCATctttggaggaggagaggaagagttcAAGATAGACAGTTCAGCCAAGTCCGAAACACACAAGTGTGAAACAAAGACCAAGATCATCAATGGAAGAAAAATCACTGTAGTAGACACACCTGGACTCTTTGACACAAACATCCCTGAAGAGGAGCTGAAACCTGAACTAGTGAAATGTATTGTAGAGTGTGCTCCGGGGCCACATGCCTTTCTCATTGTGCTTAGAGTGGACAGGTACACAGTCCACGAAGAACAAGTCATTGCAGAAATTGAGGAATGTTTTTCACCAGAGGCCTTCAAATATGCCATAGTTCTCTTCACTCATGGATACCAGCTCAAAGATAGAGCCATTGATGATTTTGTGAAAACGAATAAGAAACTGAGTGAGCTTGTGGAGAAATGTGGTGGCCGCTGTCATGTCATTGATAATGAATTCTGGAACAACAGTCAGCAGGGTCGGTACAAAAACAACCAGTACCAAGTAGCAGAGCTACTCAACACCATAGAGGAGATGGTGAGAGATAACGGAGGAGGGTGCTACACCAACGAGATGCTCCAAGCAGTGAAGGGGGAaataaaagtagagagagaaagtctTACAGAGGAGTCAAAAGGCCAGAAGTCACCGGAAGAGATCAATAAACAGGCCACTAAAAATGTGTGGAAGAGACTCCTGATCAAATTGACAGGGATAGCAACAGGTACAATAGTGGCAGCTTTCCTTGGGGTTGCAGGGGCAGTAGCATTAGTTCGCTCAGTACTTGGTAAGAAACCCATGATAACTGAACTTGCAGCAGGAGGACTAGGAGAAGTAATAACAGTAAGCATAGCTGGAGGATTTGTTGCTGGGGTAGCAATAGGAGGGGGGATGGTAGGAGCTGCTGCAGCAGAGGATGCAGAGACATCAGGAGAGGCAGCAGAGAAAGCAGCTGAGGCAGTCTGTGAGGTGGGTAAGTATATCTGGGAGGAGAGTAAAGGTATTTTGGACAGTGTAAGAGGTGTGTCAGTGGGGTACAGCAAACTGAGTTTGAGTGATGAAAAGAAGTAG